The genomic region GCACGATTCCTGACAAGTTGACGCCGCCCGTGTGGGCGTCCACCATCCGGACGATCTCTGTGAAAGGTCTTCGTTGCGTACCGATTTTCGGCAAAGCGTAGCAGAAAAACGGCGCCAGGGGGATGTGCGGCTGCGTCAGCACCCCGGCACCCATGGCGGCGGTGAAATAGAAGATGCCGGAAGTGGACTGCGAATAGCAGACGGCCGGCGCCTCTGCCTGATCTTCCGACGCCGCCACCACGTGCACGGAGGGGGGTATGTCCTCGATAGCCAGCGTAGGCAGCAGGGACACATCCTCTGTTTCCTCCTGCAGCTTCTTCAGGGCCACGGCATCCCTTTTTATGGCTTCTAGCTCCCCGGCATTCAGGCGCGCCTGAATGCCGGCCAGTTCCTTGCGGACACGCTCCATCTCTTGGGCGGCCATGGTTGGATCGGGCTTGAGGGTGAACAGCACCCTGTGCCTGTTTTCCAGAAAGTATCGCCTGATGCGGGACTCGAAAAATCCTCCTTTCGCCGCCTCCTCCCTGATTTTGAGAATGTCCGCGTCGAACTTCAGCACCTGCTCGGGCCGGCCACCGTGAAACCAGCTGCCCGAAAAGGTCAACAGCAACTTCAGGCCGAAGGGGTAAGGGGAGTTGGTGATCTCCTTGCGGCGAAATTCGATCTGGTGAATAGCCGTGTCGATCAGTTCCCGGTCGATGCCTTTGTCCGACAGATGCGTGAGGGTGTTAAAAACGATCGCTTCGATCGCGTCGGCATCCGCCGGGTCGACATCTTTGAGGCCGCATGCAAAAAGAGTGTCCCGGTTGTCCGCATCGAAGCCGGTGACATCCGCCAGCGCCGAACCCAACCCCGAATCGATCAGCGCTTTTCTCAAAGGGGAGGCCGCATTCCCGAGGGTAATCTGCTCCAGCAGCTTGAGAACCAGCACCTCAAAGGAATTCTTGATGTCGGCACACAACCAGGCAAGGCACACCTGGGACTTTTTGGCCGGATCATCGCCGGGCTCCAGCGGATAGGCGTAGGCAACGGTTCTGGATTCGGACCAACGGTCCTGCGACGGCACCTCGGTCTTCGGGTCGATGGCCGAAAAATGGCTCAATATCTTGCCGTGAATAAAAGCCAGGTGTTCGCCAGGCGGGAGATCCCCGTATGTGTAAAAATAGGCGTTGCTCGGGTGGTAGTGCCGCTGGTGAAACTGCCGCAGCTGGGCGTGGGTCAGGTTGGGAATTTCCACGGGGTCGCCGCCCGAGTTGTATTGGTAGGTCGTGTCCGGGTACAGGGCGTTCAACAGCGACCGTGCCATCACCTGGTCCGGCGCGGACATGGCCCCCTTCATTTCATTGTAGACCACTCCCTTGTAGGCCAGATGGGCGTCCGTTTCGCCGGGGCCGGTTTCCAATTCGAGACGGTGCCCCTCCTGCTTGAAACTCAACCGATCGATACGGGGAAAGAAGGTCGCATCCAGGTAAACATCCATCAAGTTGTAAAAATCTTTGCGGTTCTGCGTGGAAAAGGGATACATGGTCCAGTCCGAAGCGGTAAATGCATTCATGAAGGTGCTCAGGCTTCTTTTAAGCATGGAAAAGAAGGGATCCCGGACCGGAAATTTTTCGGAACCGCACAGCACCGTGTGCTCGAGAATGTGAGCCACGCCGGTGGAATCCGATGGAACGGTTTTAAAAGCCACACTGAAGGTGTTTTCCGAATCACCGTTGGCAATGTGAATGTGCCTGGCGCCTGTTGCCCGGTGCTGCAGTTCGAACAGTGTCGAGCCGATCTCCTCCAATGCCTCGACATGCCGGACCACATACCCGTAACGTTCACACGCAATCTCCACTCCAAGCGTATTTTCATCTCTTTTTTCAGTCATATCCGTTCCTCACAGTCACCACTTCGCTCCAGCGAAAAAGGCAGGCCATCCGGCCTGTCCCCTACTCTACCCCAACGATGCACACCTCCGGCATCAGGTCGCCACGTAAATTCCCCTGCTCTTGCGCGTGATTTTCC from Deltaproteobacteria bacterium harbors:
- a CDS encoding insulinase family protein; this encodes MTEKRDENTLGVEIACERYGYVVRHVEALEEIGSTLFELQHRATGARHIHIANGDSENTFSVAFKTVPSDSTGVAHILEHTVLCGSEKFPVRDPFFSMLKRSLSTFMNAFTASDWTMYPFSTQNRKDFYNLMDVYLDATFFPRIDRLSFKQEGHRLELETGPGETDAHLAYKGVVYNEMKGAMSAPDQVMARSLLNALYPDTTYQYNSGGDPVEIPNLTHAQLRQFHQRHYHPSNAYFYTYGDLPPGEHLAFIHGKILSHFSAIDPKTEVPSQDRWSESRTVAYAYPLEPGDDPAKKSQVCLAWLCADIKNSFEVLVLKLLEQITLGNAASPLRKALIDSGLGSALADVTGFDADNRDTLFACGLKDVDPADADAIEAIVFNTLTHLSDKGIDRELIDTAIHQIEFRRKEITNSPYPFGLKLLLTFSGSWFHGGRPEQVLKFDADILKIREEAAKGGFFESRIRRYFLENRHRVLFTLKPDPTMAAQEMERVRKELAGIQARLNAGELEAIKRDAVALKKLQEETEDVSLLPTLAIEDIPPSVHVVAASEDQAEAPAVCYSQSTSGIFYFTAAMGAGVLTQPHIPLAPFFCYALPKIGTQRRPFTEIVRMVDAHTGGVNLSGIVRTRFDQAGVDGTGVCMPYFAVNGKSLSRNLEKMMAVIAEILLEADFSDLTRLKSLLLEYRAALEAMVVHNGHRLAISLASRGFSGASALSETWGGIHQLKYMKALTEALDDTKLEAVSHDLSAIRDRVINRDNLKIGLVGEEGDILASLGHVAGDGLFAGVSPFDPDDARFAAPALQPVEAHGLEGWSTSTAVSFVAKTVRTVRMGHPDAPVLAVMAKMLRSMYLHREIREKGGAYGGFALYNSETGLFSFASYRDPHILATLEAFEGAARFISSGNYDAEDVKEAILQVCSEIDKPDPPGPAAKKAFYRRLVGLTDDARQAFKKRLLSVGRADIVEAARNYFSEDNGDAGVAVISGEEQLKKANDRITGPALKISRI